From the Cucurbita pepo subsp. pepo cultivar mu-cu-16 chromosome LG05, ASM280686v2, whole genome shotgun sequence genome, one window contains:
- the LOC111795147 gene encoding beta-D-glucosyl crocetin beta-1,6-glucosyltransferase-like produces MDAQQAANMSPTASTIFMLPWVGFGHLSAYLELAKALSTRNFHIYFCSTPVSLASIKPRLIPSCSSIQFVELHLPSSDEFPPHLHTTNGLPSRLVPTIHQAFSAAAHTFEAFLQTLRPHLLIYDSLQPWAPRIASSLNIPAINFFTAGAFAVSHVLRAFHYPDSQFPSSDFVLHSRWKIKNTTAESPTQVKIPKIGEAIGYCLNASRGVILTNSFRELEGKYIDYLSVILKKRVLPIGPLVYQPNQDEEDEDYSRIKNWLDRKEASSTVLVSFGSEFFLSKEETEAIAHGLEQSEANFIWGIRFPKGAKKNAIEEALPEGFLERAGGRAMVVEEWVPQGKILKHGSIGGFVSHCGWNSAMESIMCGVPVIGIPMQVDQPFNAGILEEAGVGVEAKRDSDGKIQRDEVAKLIKEVVVERTREDIRNKLEEINEILRTRREEKLDELATEISLLCRN; encoded by the exons ATGGATGCCCAACAAGCTGCAAACATGTCCCCCACAGCCTCAACCATTTTCATGCTTCCATGGGTTGGCTTTGGCCATCTCTCCGCTTACTTGGAGCTCGCCAAAGCCCTCTCCACCAGGAACTTTCACATCTACTTCTGCTCTACTCCTGTTAGCCTCGCCTCCATTAAACCAAGGCTAAttccttcttgttcttcgATTCAATTTGTGGAGCTTCATCTCCCTTCTTCTGATGAATTTCCCCCTCATCTTCACACAACCAACGGCCTCCCTTCCCGCCTTGTGCCCACCATCCACCAAGCCTTCTCAGCGGCTGCTCATACCTTTGAGGCATTTTTACAAACACTTCGTCCGCATCTCCTCATTTATGACTCTCTCCAGCCTTGGGCTCCTCGAATTGCTTCCTCCCTCAATATTCCCGCCATCAATTTCTTTACCGCCGGTGCTTTCGCTGTTTCTCATGTCCTTCGCGCTTTTCATTACCCTGATTCTCAATTCCCATCCTCggattttgttcttcataGTCGCTGGAAAATCAAGAACACCACCGCCGAATCACCCACTCAGGTAAAAATCCCCAAAATTGGAGAAGCCATTGGGTATTGCTTGAATGCTTCTCGCGGCGTAATTCTAACCAATAGCTTCAGAGAATTGGAGGGGAAATATATTGATTACCTCTCCGTGATCTTGAAGAAGAGAGTACTCCCGATTGGTCCTTTAGTGTATCAACCGAATCAGGATGAGGAAGACGAAGATTATTCAAGGATCAAAAACTGGCTCGATCGAAAGGAAGCATCGTCGACGGTTTTGGTATCATTTGGAAGCGAATTCTTCCTATCAAAGGAGGAAACGGAAGCGATAGCACATGGATTAGAACAGAGTGAGGCTAATTTCATTTGGGGCATAAGATTTCCCAAAGGAGCGAAGAAGAACGCCATTGAAGAAGCGTTGCCGGAGGGGTTTTTGGAGAGAGCGGGAGGAAGAGCGATGGTGGTGGAAGAATGGGTTCCTCAAGGGAAGATACTGAAACATGGAAGCATTGGGGGATTTGTGAGTCACTGTGGATGGAATTCGGCGATGGAGAGCATAAT GTGTGGCGTGCCTGTAATCGGGATTCCGATGCAGGTGGATCAGCCATTCAATGCCGGAATTCTGGAAGAAGCCGGCGTCGGCGTGGAGGCCAAGCGAGATTCAGACGGCAAGATTCAAAGAGACGAAGTCGCGAAGTTGATCAAAGAAGTGGTGGTTGAGAGAACCAGAGAGGACATTCGGaataaattagaagaaattaatgaaattttgagaaCAAGAAGGGAAGAGAAGCTTGATGAGTTGGCAACTGAAATCTCTCTCTTGTGTAGGAATTGA